A stretch of the Geovibrio thiophilus genome encodes the following:
- a CDS encoding DsrE/DsrF/TusD sulfur relay family protein has protein sequence MKFGILLQSNDPETAWNGVRFGVASLKKGHEVKIFLMSKGVESIKIDSGKYNVKAMFDEFADGGGVLLACGTCIKSREMGENEACPISTMNDCIDMVEWSDRVITF, from the coding sequence ATGAAATTCGGAATCCTTCTTCAGTCAAACGATCCAGAAACCGCATGGAACGGAGTGCGCTTTGGTGTTGCCTCTCTTAAAAAGGGGCATGAGGTCAAAATCTTCCTCATGAGCAAAGGTGTTGAGAGTATCAAAATAGACAGCGGCAAGTATAATGTTAAAGCGATGTTTGACGAATTTGCCGATGGCGGCGGAGTGCTTCTCGCCTGCGGAACCTGCATAAAATCAAGGGAAATGGGTGAAAACGAAGCCTGTCCCATCTCCACCATGAACGACTGCATCGACATGGTCGAGTGGTCAGACAGGGTTATCACCTTCTGA
- a CDS encoding phosphoribosylaminoimidazolesuccinocarboxamide synthase: protein MDTILRTDMPQLNFIGSGKVRDIYDLGDQMLIVTTDRISAFDVVLPNGIPGKGKVLTKLSKFWFENTADIVENHLLTTEVDEMPEICREYRSQLEGRSMLVKKAKPFPFECVVRGYITGSGWKDYKSTGEICGIKLPAGLLESQKFETPLFTPATKAEVGDHDENVSFERMASDLGRKDAEELKRLTVAVYERARDIADAKGIIIADTKLEFGMYGGKIILIDEVLTPDSSRFWKKASYQAGKPQDSMDKQYVRDYLETLDWNKTAPGPKLPDDVARKTSEIYHGIMDILMK, encoded by the coding sequence ATGGATACTATTCTCAGAACGGATATGCCGCAACTTAATTTTATCGGCAGCGGAAAGGTAAGGGATATTTATGACTTAGGCGATCAGATGCTTATTGTCACCACGGACAGAATATCCGCCTTCGATGTCGTTCTCCCCAACGGAATACCCGGAAAAGGGAAAGTTCTTACTAAGCTGAGCAAATTCTGGTTTGAAAACACTGCGGATATAGTTGAGAACCATCTTCTTACCACAGAAGTGGACGAAATGCCTGAAATCTGCCGTGAATACAGAAGCCAGCTTGAGGGACGCTCCATGCTGGTTAAAAAGGCGAAACCTTTTCCGTTCGAGTGTGTGGTGAGAGGCTATATCACTGGTTCCGGCTGGAAAGATTACAAATCCACCGGTGAAATCTGCGGAATAAAGCTTCCCGCAGGACTCCTTGAATCACAGAAATTTGAAACACCCCTGTTCACCCCTGCCACAAAGGCGGAGGTGGGCGATCATGATGAAAATGTCTCCTTTGAAAGAATGGCGTCAGACCTTGGCAGAAAGGACGCTGAAGAGCTTAAACGCCTCACCGTTGCCGTGTATGAGAGAGCAAGGGATATAGCCGATGCCAAAGGGATCATCATCGCCGATACCAAGCTTGAGTTCGGAATGTACGGCGGGAAAATAATCCTCATAGATGAAGTTCTTACTCCTGATTCATCCAGATTCTGGAAAAAAGCATCCTATCAGGCTGGAAAGCCTCAGGACAGCATGGACAAGCAGTATGTCCGCGATTATCTTGAAACTCTCGACTGGAATAAAACAGCCCCCGGTCCCAAACTCCCCGATGACGTTGCCCGGAAAACCTCCGAGATCTATCACGGCATCATGGATATATTGATGAAATAA
- a CDS encoding rhodanese-like domain-containing protein, producing the protein MACEPGQVLNADGSGGGRSSSGVSAENFMKLQPDSIQVIDIRTKTDFAKDGLKGAVNIFLHDIVNEADKIDKSRPVYVYCANGSKGSIAVMVLRDLGFEVYNIDGGLNAFKEAGII; encoded by the coding sequence ATGGCTTGCGAACCGGGACAGGTGCTTAACGCCGACGGAAGCGGAGGCGGCAGAAGCTCCTCGGGCGTTTCTGCTGAAAACTTTATGAAACTTCAGCCTGACAGTATTCAGGTGATAGATATACGCACAAAAACCGATTTCGCCAAGGACGGTCTCAAGGGCGCGGTAAATATTTTTCTTCATGATATAGTGAACGAGGCGGATAAGATAGACAAAAGCCGTCCTGTTTATGTATATTGCGCAAACGGCTCCAAGGGCTCCATCGCAGTTATGGTGCTGCGTGACCTAGGATTTGAGGTTTACAATATAGACGGCGGTCTGAACGCCTTTAAGGAAGCAGGAATCATTTAA
- a CDS encoding FAD-dependent oxidoreductase — protein sequence MGRRIVVIGGVAAGATAAAKARRTDEGAEITVLEKGKYISYANCGLPYYTGGVIKPRKKILLHTPDTYGKRFNADVLVSTEATSINRKSRTVTVKDKNGEREIPYDKLIIAVGGKTIVPPVTGIDKTPYFTMRTVDDADAVRKFIEKNKPKTAVIIGGGFIGVETAEAMMHCGIKTTIVEAKPEIMPNMPRIVAMNLREYMEEKGISFRLGVFARRTEKTVKNKIDISLSDGTLLKADMLFLCAGVAPDTKLAADCGIEIGQTGGIAVDDTMRTSDSDIFAAGDVVEKLNRITGKKVLLPLAGPANREGRTAGFNAVTDGDMRFPGVVGTSIVGFDGYSAGQTGLTYEQAQQAGLDADYVYTEDADIAEYYPGATYIFMMTVFEKKTGRLLGCSASGIKGVDKRLDVASAALYAGLSVFDLEHLEFAYAPQFAKAKDNLNIAGFVASNKIRGTGYAVTPEEFAEVRRNQKIQILDVRTVKEHDDVCVEESVNIPVNALRENMDSLDKNTPVYVYCAVGFRGYLAVKMLRNSGFEAYNVSGGMETIARLQKIV from the coding sequence ATGGGAAGAAGAATTGTGGTAATCGGCGGTGTCGCCGCCGGAGCAACAGCGGCAGCCAAAGCCAGAAGAACGGATGAAGGCGCCGAAATAACAGTCCTTGAAAAAGGCAAGTACATATCATACGCAAACTGCGGTCTGCCGTATTACACCGGCGGTGTTATCAAACCCCGGAAGAAAATCCTCCTCCACACTCCTGATACCTATGGAAAGCGCTTCAACGCCGATGTACTCGTAAGCACCGAAGCAACCTCCATCAATCGCAAAAGCCGCACCGTAACCGTAAAGGACAAAAACGGCGAGCGTGAGATTCCGTATGATAAGCTGATAATCGCAGTTGGGGGAAAAACTATCGTTCCGCCCGTTACAGGCATAGACAAAACCCCGTATTTCACCATGCGCACTGTGGATGATGCGGATGCTGTTCGGAAATTCATTGAGAAAAATAAGCCGAAGACAGCGGTTATCATAGGCGGCGGGTTCATAGGCGTGGAAACCGCAGAGGCAATGATGCACTGCGGCATAAAAACAACGATTGTGGAAGCGAAGCCCGAGATAATGCCCAACATGCCGAGGATTGTCGCCATGAATCTCCGTGAATACATGGAGGAGAAGGGGATAAGCTTCAGGCTCGGGGTATTTGCGCGGAGAACTGAGAAAACCGTTAAAAACAAGATAGATATAAGCCTTTCTGACGGAACGCTTCTTAAAGCCGATATGCTGTTTCTCTGCGCCGGTGTTGCGCCGGATACGAAGCTTGCCGCGGACTGCGGCATTGAGATAGGGCAGACGGGCGGCATAGCCGTGGACGACACCATGCGCACGAGTGACAGTGATATATTCGCAGCGGGTGATGTGGTTGAAAAGCTCAACCGCATCACAGGAAAAAAGGTTCTTCTGCCTCTCGCTGGTCCTGCAAACAGGGAAGGGCGTACGGCGGGCTTCAACGCAGTAACGGACGGCGATATGAGATTCCCCGGCGTGGTGGGCACCTCCATAGTCGGTTTTGACGGTTACTCCGCCGGACAGACAGGGCTTACATACGAACAGGCACAACAGGCGGGGCTTGACGCCGACTATGTGTACACCGAAGATGCCGACATTGCCGAATATTACCCGGGCGCCACGTATATATTCATGATGACTGTATTTGAGAAGAAGACGGGCAGACTGCTGGGCTGCTCAGCTTCGGGAATAAAGGGCGTGGACAAGAGGCTTGATGTGGCTTCCGCCGCTCTTTACGCAGGCTTAAGCGTCTTTGATCTTGAGCATCTGGAGTTCGCCTACGCACCTCAGTTCGCAAAGGCTAAGGACAACCTTAACATAGCCGGTTTTGTCGCCTCCAATAAAATCAGAGGCACGGGTTATGCCGTCACCCCTGAGGAATTTGCCGAAGTCCGCCGGAATCAGAAGATACAGATTCTGGATGTACGCACTGTAAAAGAGCACGATGACGTCTGCGTGGAAGAATCTGTGAATATACCGGTGAATGCTCTGCGGGAAAATATGGACAGCCTTGATAAAAATACTCCTGTGTATGTCTACTGCGCAGTGGGTTTCAGGGGTTATCTCGCTGTTAAGATGCTGCGCAATTCCGGCTTTGAGGCGTACAACGTCTCAGGCGGCATGGAGACCATCGCGAGGCTTCAAAAAATTGTATAA
- the mtaB gene encoding tRNA (N(6)-L-threonylcarbamoyladenosine(37)-C(2))-methylthiotransferase MtaB, with translation MNIYIYTFGCKVNQVESEHLLGRAAENGLVVVSEASSADAVIINSCAVTERAVNKMLSLLRKIKKDRPEVFALVTGCAADLLTEKLKKSGTDIVVTNAGKKDAVEYLLEKRDFYSSIETRTVLDIGYTPMKSRTRAFVKIQDGCDSFCSYCIIPMLRGKPVSKPEEDVVNEVTRLVEEGHKEIVPVGIHIGKYGQDNGSSLALLLEKLVAIEGDFRIRLTSVELNELDDRLEELFRNDKICRHLHIPLQSGSSGILKKMNRHYTAEEYIEKVSAFKHKINGLTVGADVITGFPGETDAHFEECINTICSSGVDFLHVFQYSDREGTAASTMKDKIKGAVKKERAEKLRILGDRLKSEAADRCVGKSLRVLAQKGGMGITDNYFDVRMPDGCEPNRFYTMNITGRREDCVLYGDE, from the coding sequence ATGAATATTTATATTTATACCTTCGGCTGCAAAGTAAATCAAGTGGAAAGTGAACACCTTCTGGGCAGAGCTGCTGAGAACGGCTTAGTCGTTGTCAGTGAAGCTTCTTCCGCCGATGCCGTTATCATAAACTCCTGCGCTGTTACTGAACGTGCGGTCAATAAGATGCTCTCTCTCCTGAGAAAAATAAAAAAAGACAGACCGGAGGTTTTTGCCCTTGTAACAGGCTGCGCCGCTGATCTGCTCACCGAAAAACTTAAAAAAAGCGGAACAGATATTGTCGTCACCAATGCGGGTAAAAAGGATGCGGTTGAATATCTGCTGGAAAAGCGTGATTTCTACAGCTCCATAGAGACAAGAACCGTGCTGGACATAGGTTATACGCCGATGAAGAGCCGCACACGGGCTTTTGTGAAGATACAGGACGGCTGCGACTCCTTCTGCTCATACTGCATAATCCCCATGCTTCGCGGCAAGCCTGTGAGCAAGCCGGAGGAGGATGTGGTGAACGAAGTGACCCGCCTTGTGGAGGAGGGGCATAAGGAGATAGTGCCTGTGGGGATTCACATAGGCAAATACGGACAGGACAACGGTTCCAGCCTCGCCTTGCTGCTGGAAAAGCTTGTCGCAATAGAAGGCGATTTCCGCATACGCCTCACCTCAGTGGAGTTGAACGAGCTCGACGACAGGCTTGAGGAGCTTTTCCGTAATGATAAAATATGCAGGCATCTCCACATACCGCTCCAGAGCGGCTCAAGCGGGATTCTGAAAAAGATGAACAGGCACTACACAGCGGAGGAGTACATAGAAAAAGTCTCCGCGTTTAAACATAAAATAAACGGTCTCACTGTGGGGGCTGATGTTATAACCGGCTTTCCGGGGGAAACGGACGCTCATTTTGAGGAATGTATAAATACCATATGTTCATCAGGAGTTGATTTTCTTCATGTATTCCAATATTCTGACAGAGAAGGAACGGCTGCGAGCACAATGAAGGACAAAATAAAGGGTGCTGTCAAAAAGGAACGTGCGGAAAAACTGCGCATCCTCGGCGACAGGCTCAAGTCCGAAGCCGCAGACAGGTGCGTCGGGAAATCCCTCAGGGTTCTTGCCCAGAAGGGCGGTATGGGCATTACGGACAATTATTTTGATGTAAGAATGCCCGACGGATGCGAACCTAACCGTTTTTATACCATGAATATCACAGGACGAAGGGAGGACTGCGTTCTGTACGGAGATGAATAA
- a CDS encoding flagellar basal body-associated FliL family protein, producing the protein MKKYILRILYIILAVLLMTYIFQFRQSFVPMFENMIDNNKSVFRSYSSKVVKTGSEYQVQLKDVVGTTSEEGRSVYVRLDVTISTDSKSTAEEMNKKADNTAAAVTEAIGMTAPSLLNTPQGKEILKQNIERTLTETYGQEAAKGIYFENFVYQ; encoded by the coding sequence ATGAAGAAATACATCCTTCGCATCTTATATATAATTCTTGCCGTTCTCCTGATGACATATATCTTTCAGTTCAGGCAGAGCTTCGTTCCCATGTTTGAAAACATGATTGACAACAATAAAAGCGTTTTCCGTTCCTACTCTTCAAAGGTAGTCAAAACAGGCAGTGAGTATCAGGTTCAGCTTAAAGACGTTGTAGGAACCACGTCCGAAGAAGGCAGAAGCGTCTATGTCCGCCTTGATGTGACAATCAGTACAGACAGTAAAAGCACCGCAGAGGAAATGAACAAAAAAGCGGACAATACAGCGGCGGCTGTCACGGAAGCCATAGGAATGACAGCTCCGTCCCTCCTCAATACCCCGCAGGGCAAGGAAATACTCAAGCAGAATATTGAACGCACCCTGACCGAAACATACGGACAGGAAGCGGCAAAAGGCATATATTTTGAAAATTTTGTTTACCAATAG
- the glnD gene encoding [protein-PII] uridylyltransferase, whose protein sequence is MIDVNNIKTSYKEQWNRIKEDSRAKGRTAKEVLENMTSLVDQLVMTLVQKHSWYAGGLSFLALGGYARKQMAPHSDIDLLILHEGELTEKQKEFLSLFTTDMWDIGTNPGIQIKEIGEVADAALEDDVVRTSFIDNRFLIGDTRVYDLFRSVMNDRLAEKGVSAFLLSKIQSVRKRSSKFRDSIFRLEPNIKEGSGGVRDINTICWICKIQYKTSSLNALIDNNMLMTEELTSLNRASEFLFRIRNELHYYHNRKYDIMSLDAQKDLAEILGYRSTSTIMSVENFMRDYYRTAKTIAEITERVINRTMAELTLKMLHRKSVKMSDLGEGFIKYGNQLTLKSKNVFVEKPKRLLTVFMFASVQGLKISDSTYDTIRAGLYMIDGRYIRLHGEFFLKIISRFSDSSEICSRMAKAGVLQAMIPEFEEIDCKPQFDYYHHYTVDEHTFLALGYIDRLLLDNPPHLSIYLEVLNRLKRKDLLALSIILHDIGKGQGKNHSEVGARMSKIICRRLGMSMDDTDMVSNLVLHHLLMSKIAQRRDIHDVEVIKHFLNYISSKEELMVLFLLTYADMNAVGGKVFNEWRHTLLSELYQKALGSLDTENLEHEQEKVISRKREKLLERTAENEELRELAKSIDEELLYTSSVGHIIRLLHLALRVRNSHDVIIETELREDLGGIEISVCTQDYAGVLRRMAGALSSLGLNIMWAQINTLANNITIDKLIVQNPWDQKDSIEEKCDNMVKRVREAVLGNFDIDRALENKQAVFGKKQPSAVYRKDKVVFDNAISGQYTILDIFTEDRLGLLYNILGIFKKLGLNLLKAKISTDVDKVVDSFYLTDLNGDKITDEQTLESIRQELILELGRPNI, encoded by the coding sequence ATGATAGACGTTAACAACATAAAGACAAGCTACAAAGAACAGTGGAACCGCATAAAAGAAGACAGCAGAGCAAAAGGACGCACAGCTAAGGAAGTTCTTGAGAACATGACTTCGCTTGTGGATCAGCTTGTGATGACTCTTGTCCAGAAACATTCATGGTATGCTGGCGGTCTCTCCTTCCTTGCTCTCGGCGGCTATGCGCGCAAACAGATGGCGCCCCATTCCGACATTGACCTCCTTATCCTCCATGAAGGCGAACTAACCGAGAAGCAAAAGGAGTTTCTCAGTCTCTTCACCACCGATATGTGGGATATAGGCACAAATCCGGGAATCCAGATCAAAGAAATAGGCGAAGTAGCTGATGCAGCCCTTGAGGATGATGTGGTTCGTACATCTTTCATAGACAACCGTTTCCTCATCGGCGACACAAGAGTTTATGACCTCTTCCGCTCTGTAATGAACGACCGGCTGGCAGAAAAGGGTGTAAGTGCCTTCCTGCTCAGTAAAATTCAGTCCGTGAGAAAGCGCTCCAGCAAGTTCCGTGACTCAATCTTCCGCCTTGAACCGAATATAAAAGAGGGCAGCGGCGGGGTGAGAGATATAAACACAATCTGCTGGATATGCAAAATACAGTATAAAACCAGCTCTCTCAACGCGCTTATAGACAATAATATGCTCATGACGGAGGAGCTTACCTCACTGAACAGGGCATCCGAATTTCTTTTCAGAATCCGCAATGAGCTGCACTACTACCATAACCGAAAATACGACATAATGAGCCTTGACGCCCAGAAGGATCTTGCGGAGATCCTCGGCTACCGCTCAACCTCTACAATAATGAGCGTTGAAAATTTTATGCGGGATTACTACCGCACAGCCAAAACCATAGCGGAAATAACAGAGAGGGTGATAAACCGCACCATGGCGGAGCTCACGCTGAAGATGCTTCACCGCAAATCGGTCAAAATGTCCGATCTCGGTGAGGGCTTCATTAAATACGGCAACCAGCTCACTCTGAAAAGCAAAAACGTATTCGTGGAAAAGCCGAAAAGACTCCTGACCGTGTTCATGTTCGCATCCGTTCAGGGTCTGAAAATCTCCGACAGCACCTACGACACAATCCGTGCCGGACTGTATATGATTGACGGCAGATACATTCGCCTGCACGGGGAATTTTTTCTCAAAATTATCTCACGCTTTTCGGACTCGTCCGAGATATGCTCCCGCATGGCAAAAGCAGGTGTACTTCAGGCTATGATTCCTGAATTTGAGGAGATAGACTGTAAACCTCAGTTTGACTACTACCACCACTACACGGTGGATGAACATACCTTCCTCGCCCTCGGATATATAGACAGGCTGCTGCTGGATAACCCTCCGCACCTGTCAATCTATCTTGAAGTGCTTAACAGGCTAAAACGCAAGGATCTCCTTGCCCTTTCCATAATCCTCCATGATATAGGCAAAGGACAGGGGAAAAATCACTCAGAAGTCGGCGCGCGCATGAGCAAGATAATCTGCCGCCGCCTTGGCATGAGCATGGACGATACAGACATGGTTTCCAACCTTGTGCTTCACCATCTCCTCATGAGCAAAATCGCTCAGCGAAGAGATATACACGATGTTGAGGTAATCAAACATTTCCTCAACTATATCAGTTCAAAAGAAGAGCTGATGGTTCTCTTCCTGTTGACATACGCTGATATGAACGCCGTGGGCGGCAAGGTATTCAACGAATGGCGGCATACGCTGCTGAGTGAGCTTTATCAGAAGGCACTGGGCAGCCTTGACACAGAGAATCTTGAGCATGAGCAGGAGAAGGTTATCTCCCGCAAGCGTGAGAAACTCCTTGAGCGCACAGCGGAGAATGAAGAGCTCCGCGAACTTGCGAAAAGCATTGACGAAGAACTCCTGTACACCAGCTCAGTTGGACACATAATAAGGCTTCTGCATCTTGCTTTAAGGGTGAGAAACAGCCACGATGTTATCATCGAAACAGAGCTGCGTGAAGACCTTGGCGGTATAGAGATAAGCGTCTGCACACAGGATTATGCCGGTGTTCTCAGACGCATGGCAGGCGCACTCTCTTCTCTGGGGCTTAACATAATGTGGGCGCAGATCAACACTCTTGCCAATAATATCACAATCGACAAGCTTATTGTCCAAAACCCGTGGGATCAGAAAGACAGTATCGAAGAAAAGTGTGATAATATGGTTAAGAGGGTTAGAGAAGCGGTTCTCGGGAACTTCGACATTGACCGAGCTCTGGAAAATAAGCAGGCAGTATTCGGCAAAAAACAGCCTTCCGCCGTTTACAGAAAAGACAAGGTAGTCTTTGACAATGCCATCTCCGGTCAATACACCATACTGGATATTTTCACGGAGGACAGACTCGGGCTTCTGTACAACATACTGGGAATATTTAAAAAACTCGGACTCAACCTTTTAAAGGCAAAAATCTCCACTGATGTGGACAAGGTTGTGGATTCGTTCTACCTTACGGATCTGAACGGAGATAAAATAACCGATGAGCAAACACTCGAATCAATCAGACAGGAACTCATACTCGAGCTTGGACGCCCGAATATTTAA
- a CDS encoding PAS domain S-box protein: MDARIFKSLRAYPELDSGLNRQFSFTPSSDLADILIVDSYENTARDKVNILISNEKFNDVLCISPSESAESIIKSLNLIIKGYSNSPRINKLKALEEQNALLSEANKGLVELYNLIESKNNQIQFLKNKLENIINSAGESIVEINESGEIIFANNKFTTITGYAKEQTERMNFLLLLESDKRTEFMEGLKALVGDTIGDISARLRKRDGEYIDIQGYMTLIKGKDIHYELIFQDISRKLQLEKQMKYLEEKAIVSGLSRHLSHNILNALTVAGGFLKKIKESGEQTDIMKHRWQIVDDKFKLIEEIITGYNDYTNVINLKYTDNLDIADFFHGLIRAVALKKFDKTFSAFLYNFPDHYEIDYTFRFTRSCRMEANKNFLKLGFCYIIKDTIRYFGDEPPMKFKITTEVLNGRFAISIYVDDLDVPQPVLETMCQPWNHNMLSQSFDYWGIVIASVIMEKHGGNLSIEKSNGGMKIIMLF, from the coding sequence TTGGACGCCCGAATATTTAAGAGCCTCAGAGCCTACCCTGAGCTTGACTCCGGTCTGAACAGACAGTTTTCGTTTACTCCAAGCTCCGATCTGGCGGACATTCTCATTGTTGACAGCTATGAGAATACCGCGCGTGATAAGGTGAATATCCTTATCAGCAATGAGAAATTTAATGACGTGCTCTGTATCTCCCCTTCCGAATCTGCTGAGTCAATCATTAAATCCCTGAATCTTATAATCAAAGGCTATTCCAACTCCCCAAGAATTAACAAACTTAAGGCGCTTGAGGAGCAGAACGCACTTCTTTCAGAGGCGAATAAAGGACTTGTTGAGCTTTATAATCTGATAGAAAGCAAGAATAACCAGATCCAGTTCCTTAAAAACAAGCTTGAAAATATAATAAACTCAGCAGGCGAAAGCATAGTAGAGATCAACGAAAGCGGTGAAATAATATTTGCCAACAACAAGTTCACTACCATTACCGGTTATGCCAAAGAACAGACGGAGAGAATGAATTTCCTGCTTCTTCTGGAATCTGATAAACGGACTGAATTTATGGAAGGGCTGAAAGCGTTAGTAGGCGACACAATAGGCGACATCAGCGCCCGCCTGAGAAAGCGTGACGGAGAGTACATAGATATTCAGGGCTACATGACCCTGATAAAAGGGAAAGACATACACTATGAGCTGATCTTCCAAGACATCAGCCGTAAGCTTCAGCTTGAAAAGCAGATGAAATATCTTGAGGAAAAGGCGATTGTTTCCGGTCTTTCAAGACATCTGTCTCACAATATTCTCAACGCACTGACAGTCGCCGGCGGTTTCCTCAAAAAAATTAAGGAATCCGGCGAACAGACAGATATAATGAAACACCGCTGGCAAATAGTAGACGACAAATTTAAGCTGATAGAAGAGATAATCACCGGCTACAACGACTACACGAACGTTATCAACCTCAAATATACAGATAATCTTGATATTGCAGACTTTTTTCACGGCTTAATCCGTGCCGTCGCCCTTAAAAAGTTCGATAAAACCTTCTCGGCTTTCCTGTATAACTTCCCGGATCACTACGAAATAGACTACACCTTCCGCTTCACCCGCTCATGCCGTATGGAGGCTAATAAGAACTTCCTGAAGCTGGGCTTCTGCTACATTATTAAGGATACCATACGCTATTTCGGTGATGAACCGCCGATGAAATTCAAGATAACTACAGAAGTTCTCAACGGCAGGTTCGCTATCAGTATTTACGTTGATGATCTGGATGTTCCGCAGCCAGTGCTGGAGACAATGTGCCAGCCATGGAACCACAATATGCTCTCACAGAGCTTTGATTACTGGGGAATAGTAATCGCCAGCGTCATAATGGAAAAGCACGGCGGCAATCTTTCCATCGAAAAAAGCAACGGCGGCATGAAGATAATCATGCTGTTCTGA